A genomic segment from Polyangium mundeleinium encodes:
- a CDS encoding DUF882 domain-containing protein — translation MDANASKPARSSFRLRCVALMAGAAVALLSVYAEAGDVVHVVAKGQVLVQIAKRYRTTVDAIRAANGLRPGQLLKPGQELVIPEKGKEAEAAKKAAAQRAAKESKKADAKESGAAGKGKKKGDPKPAKPEPLVMKPKRPGFVKLVRGSERLETQLLTKHGRLVPSALTGLGKMMRHGPSGSKTAIDPRLATLLGMVSDHFGGRTIHITSGFRPYSPTQYTKHSNHNLGRAIDFSIEGVPNTMLRDFCRTFRNAGVGYYPNSTFVHLDVRTTKAFWIDYSRPGEAPRYDSPVAQASADESTADVDQAPSGATPAPAGVGKETTPTPPAQGGGSGDTHPPPSQVVDPSTGNSSTQDPTPRNSPKAGQN, via the coding sequence ATGGACGCGAACGCCTCGAAACCGGCTCGATCTTCGTTCCGGCTCCGCTGCGTGGCCTTGATGGCCGGCGCGGCGGTAGCGCTCCTCTCTGTATACGCCGAGGCGGGGGACGTCGTTCACGTCGTGGCCAAGGGGCAGGTCCTCGTCCAGATCGCCAAGCGGTATCGCACGACGGTGGACGCGATCCGAGCGGCCAATGGGCTTCGGCCCGGGCAGCTCCTCAAGCCGGGACAAGAGCTCGTGATCCCCGAAAAGGGGAAAGAAGCGGAAGCCGCGAAGAAGGCGGCGGCGCAACGAGCAGCCAAGGAGAGCAAGAAGGCGGACGCGAAGGAGAGCGGCGCCGCTGGCAAGGGGAAAAAGAAGGGCGACCCGAAGCCCGCGAAGCCCGAGCCGCTCGTGATGAAGCCGAAGCGGCCGGGGTTCGTGAAGCTCGTGCGAGGCAGCGAGCGTCTTGAAACGCAGCTCCTCACGAAGCACGGGCGGCTCGTGCCTTCGGCGCTCACGGGGCTCGGCAAGATGATGCGGCACGGGCCTTCGGGGTCGAAGACCGCGATCGATCCACGCCTCGCCACGCTGCTCGGTATGGTCAGCGATCACTTTGGTGGGCGTACCATCCACATCACGAGTGGGTTCCGGCCCTACTCTCCCACCCAGTACACCAAGCACTCGAACCACAACCTGGGCAGGGCGATCGATTTCAGCATCGAGGGTGTTCCGAACACGATGCTGCGCGATTTCTGTCGGACCTTCCGCAATGCTGGTGTAGGTTACTATCCGAACAGCACATTCGTTCACCTCGACGTCCGGACCACGAAGGCCTTCTGGATCGACTACTCCAGACCCGGTGAGGCCCCCCGCTACGATTCCCCCGTGGCCCAGGCATCGGCAGACGAGTCGACGGCGGACGTGGATCAAGCGCCTTCGGGCGCGACCCCTGCCCCCGCCGGGGTAGGAAAAGAAACGACACCCACACCCCCCGCGCAGGGAGGTGGGTCCGGGGATACCCATCCCCCCCCTTCGCAAGTCGTTGATCCTTCAACTGGAAACTCCAGCACGCAGGATCCGACGCCTCGAAACTCGCCGAAGGCGGGTCAGAACTGA
- a CDS encoding sigma-70 family RNA polymerase sigma factor has translation MSDVRPRRARAVQEGSLAPVCPQTLKSYLPLVNQIVAQMARRLPANVLRDDLLAAGVFGLLDSLRRNGGNGGETFEWYARMRIRGAVVDELRAQDWLSRRRRAAVTAAREGESGAARPTCLVSLHDLTPVEEQVHLVAEDEDPAAALEARESYRALFRAMEQLPERERQIVGMHYFDGVKLKDIGAHLGVSEPRVSQLHARALGRLKILIQRAAA, from the coding sequence ATGTCCGACGTGCGGCCCCGGCGCGCACGCGCCGTCCAGGAGGGAAGTCTGGCGCCGGTGTGCCCGCAGACCCTCAAGAGCTACCTGCCGCTCGTGAACCAGATCGTCGCGCAGATGGCGCGGCGGCTGCCGGCGAACGTGCTGCGAGACGATCTGCTCGCGGCCGGCGTGTTCGGGCTGCTCGACTCGCTCCGCAGGAACGGTGGCAACGGCGGCGAGACGTTCGAGTGGTACGCGCGCATGCGCATCCGCGGCGCGGTGGTGGACGAGCTGCGCGCCCAGGACTGGCTGAGCCGGCGCCGGCGCGCCGCCGTGACGGCCGCGCGGGAAGGCGAGTCGGGCGCCGCGCGGCCGACGTGCCTCGTGAGCCTGCATGACCTGACGCCGGTCGAGGAGCAGGTTCACCTCGTCGCCGAGGACGAGGACCCGGCGGCGGCCCTGGAGGCCCGCGAGTCGTACCGCGCGCTGTTCCGAGCGATGGAGCAGCTCCCCGAGCGCGAGCGGCAGATTGTTGGGATGCACTACTTCGACGGCGTGAAGCTGAAGGACATCGGCGCGCACCTCGGCGTGAGCGAGCCGCGCGTGTCGCAGCTCCACGCGCGCGCCCTCGGGCGGCTGAAGATCCTCATCCAGCGCGCCGCGGCCTGA
- a CDS encoding 3-keto-5-aminohexanoate cleavage protein — protein MSIGLGLTVTLRVRIGAHDAHYAGELVDGARILGLFGDVATELLIRLDGDEGLFRAYEAVEFLAPVRAGDYIEATGVITKVGNTSRTMAFEARKVVANVRDPALSPSAADAFAEPVVVCRAIGTCVVPKDLQRRPRLVLPALSSPGPELVAKLPEPRPIITPPPHVIVTPPESPLVLTAAIVGAEVTRAHTPHLPITAQELADEAARCRDAGAAVIHLHVRNADGTPSQSTELFGEAISRIREKTDVIIQTSTGGAVGMSVEERLGPLACKPEMATLNCGTINFGDDIFVNTRPDIRAIARRIREAGSIAELECYEVGHIHEALALLKEGLLGAPLHFQFVLGVPGAIMPSEEVVLFMRSQIPAGASWAVAAVGRYQKPMTELAIKLGGHARVGLEDNIYLEKGVLSEGSAPLVARAAAYARSLGREIVDPDRARVLLGIPTTAA, from the coding sequence ATGAGCATCGGCCTAGGTTTGACCGTCACGCTTCGCGTCCGTATCGGAGCCCACGACGCCCACTACGCGGGCGAGCTCGTCGATGGGGCCCGGATCCTCGGCCTCTTCGGTGATGTCGCGACGGAGCTGCTCATCCGTCTCGACGGCGACGAGGGCCTCTTCCGCGCCTACGAGGCCGTCGAGTTCCTCGCGCCCGTCCGTGCCGGCGACTACATCGAGGCGACCGGCGTCATCACGAAGGTCGGCAACACGTCACGCACGATGGCGTTCGAAGCACGCAAGGTCGTCGCGAACGTGCGTGATCCCGCGCTCTCGCCCTCCGCGGCGGACGCGTTCGCGGAGCCCGTCGTGGTCTGCCGCGCGATCGGCACGTGCGTGGTGCCGAAGGATCTGCAGCGCCGTCCGCGCCTCGTGCTCCCCGCGCTCTCGTCGCCCGGCCCCGAGCTCGTGGCCAAGCTGCCCGAGCCACGCCCGATCATCACGCCGCCGCCGCACGTGATCGTCACGCCGCCCGAGTCGCCGCTCGTGCTCACGGCCGCGATCGTGGGCGCCGAGGTGACGCGCGCGCACACGCCCCACCTGCCGATCACCGCGCAGGAGCTCGCCGACGAGGCCGCTCGTTGCCGCGACGCAGGCGCCGCCGTGATCCACCTGCACGTGCGCAACGCCGACGGCACGCCCTCGCAGTCGACCGAGCTCTTCGGCGAGGCGATCAGCCGCATCCGCGAGAAGACGGACGTCATCATCCAGACCTCGACCGGCGGCGCTGTCGGCATGAGCGTGGAGGAGCGGCTCGGCCCGCTCGCGTGCAAGCCCGAGATGGCCACGCTGAACTGCGGCACGATCAACTTCGGCGACGACATCTTCGTGAACACGCGGCCCGACATCCGCGCGATCGCGCGCCGCATCCGCGAGGCCGGGAGCATCGCGGAGCTCGAGTGTTACGAGGTCGGCCACATCCACGAGGCGCTTGCGCTGCTGAAGGAGGGCCTCCTCGGCGCGCCGCTGCACTTCCAGTTCGTCCTCGGCGTGCCCGGTGCCATCATGCCGAGCGAGGAAGTCGTGCTCTTCATGCGTTCGCAGATCCCCGCCGGCGCGAGCTGGGCCGTCGCCGCGGTCGGTCGCTACCAGAAGCCCATGACCGAGCTCGCGATCAAGCTCGGTGGCCACGCGCGCGTCGGCCTCGAAGACAACATCTACCTGGAGAAGGGCGTCCTCTCCGAGGGCAGCGCGCCGCTCGTCGCGCGCGCCGCCGCCTACGCGAGGAGCCTCGGCCGCGAGATCGTCGACCCCGATCGCGCCCGCGTGCTCCTCGGCATCCCCACGACCGCCGCGTGA
- the uppS gene encoding polyprenyl diphosphate synthase, whose protein sequence is MTYVDASNLPHHVGIIMDGNGRWAELRGEPREAGHKAGSAAVRRVVRAARRLGLTALTLYAFSEQNWARPSGEVDALMGLLREFLVTERNEILDNEIRLVAIGDLERLPPFVREALDPLRVASGDNCKMTLALALSYGGQEEIARAARDLATEAREGKLDPTTIDTRAIASRLPSLGVGEPDLIIRTGGEHRISNFLLFGAAYAELAFTDVLWPDFKEEDLFEALASYQRRERRFGRVLSHATSPRTASPLDGGAMRV, encoded by the coding sequence ATGACGTACGTAGACGCGAGCAACCTGCCACACCACGTCGGGATCATCATGGACGGCAACGGCCGCTGGGCCGAATTGCGCGGCGAACCTCGTGAGGCTGGCCACAAGGCTGGCAGCGCGGCGGTGCGCAGGGTGGTCCGGGCGGCGCGGCGGCTCGGGCTGACCGCGCTGACGCTTTATGCGTTCAGCGAGCAGAACTGGGCGCGGCCGAGCGGTGAAGTGGACGCGCTGATGGGGCTTTTGCGGGAGTTTCTGGTCACGGAGCGGAACGAGATCCTCGACAACGAGATCCGGCTCGTGGCGATCGGCGACCTCGAGCGGCTGCCGCCGTTCGTGCGGGAGGCGCTCGATCCGCTGCGCGTGGCCTCGGGGGACAACTGCAAGATGACGCTCGCGCTGGCGCTCTCCTATGGCGGGCAGGAGGAGATCGCGCGGGCGGCGCGGGACCTCGCGACCGAGGCGCGTGAGGGCAAACTCGACCCGACGACGATCGACACCCGGGCGATCGCCTCGCGCCTGCCGAGCCTCGGCGTCGGCGAGCCGGACCTCATCATCCGCACGGGCGGCGAGCATCGGATCTCGAACTTCCTGCTCTTCGGCGCGGCCTACGCCGAGCTCGCCTTCACCGACGTCCTCTGGCCCGACTTCAAGGAAGAAGACCTCTTCGAGGCGCTCGCCAGCTACCAGCGTCGCGAGAGGCGCTTCGGTCGTGTCCTTTCGCATGCTACGTCTCCGCGCACGGCTTCGCCCCTCGATGGCGGGGCGATGAGGGTTTGA
- a CDS encoding phosphatidate cytidylyltransferase, whose translation MAARSNLATRLLSALVGIPAILALLYLGPPWGWALFLAVALLVGAIEFFGMTHPLDAVSRYLGIGVTLGVMAVLWLFGTDARVLVTLVFLLPTIALFITLVRLGSIETAALRATAMGFGPLWLGGGLGSLAMLRRDAGDSGPGFVVLALALSWFSDTGAYFAGRFLGKHKLYEAVSPKKTIEGAVGGLVAAVVGALAGHYLYLKSLPLNHAIVLGLVAGALGQAGDLAESMIKRSAGVKDSGGIVPGHGGILDRVDALMVTGTFTYIYVLFFWPRP comes from the coding sequence TTGGCTGCCCGTAGCAATCTCGCGACGCGCCTCCTCTCGGCGCTGGTCGGCATCCCTGCCATCCTTGCGCTGCTCTACCTCGGCCCTCCGTGGGGCTGGGCGCTCTTCCTCGCGGTCGCGCTCCTCGTCGGCGCGATCGAATTCTTCGGCATGACGCATCCGCTCGATGCCGTGTCGCGGTACCTCGGCATCGGCGTCACGCTCGGCGTGATGGCGGTGCTCTGGCTCTTCGGCACGGACGCGCGCGTGCTCGTGACGCTCGTCTTCCTGCTGCCGACGATCGCGCTCTTCATCACGCTCGTGCGGCTCGGCTCGATCGAGACCGCGGCGCTGCGCGCGACGGCGATGGGGTTCGGCCCGCTCTGGCTCGGGGGTGGGCTCGGCTCGCTCGCGATGCTCCGGCGCGATGCTGGCGATTCTGGACCGGGATTCGTGGTGCTCGCGCTCGCGCTCTCGTGGTTCAGCGACACCGGCGCGTACTTTGCGGGCCGGTTCCTGGGCAAACACAAGCTCTATGAGGCGGTCAGCCCCAAGAAGACGATCGAGGGCGCGGTCGGCGGGCTCGTGGCGGCCGTCGTCGGGGCCCTCGCGGGGCACTATCTCTACTTGAAGAGTTTGCCTTTAAACCACGCGATCGTGCTCGGCCTCGTGGCGGGCGCGCTCGGCCAGGCGGGGGATCTCGCGGAGTCGATGATCAAGCGATCGGCCGGGGTCAAGGACTCGGGCGGCATCGTCCCCGGCCACGGCGGCATCCTCGATCGTGTCGATGCGTTGATGGTGACGGGGACGTTTACATACATCTACGTCCTCTTCTTCTGGCCTCGACCTTGA
- a CDS encoding Glu/Leu/Phe/Val family dehydrogenase encodes MDNQQTVSTAGSLSVPPASVEKHHKYEFFKVVQGYLDEAARVIDLPEYIQTILSQPKNEIIINFPVKMDDGSIRLFKGYRVQHNNLLGPYKGGIRYHEGVSLDDVKALAAMMTWKCALMNLPLGGGKGGVKFDPNKVSRDELQRITRRFFHALGSNIGPDTDIPAPDVGTDAKAMAWAMDTYMNTVGSLFRQSVKGVVTGKPVAVGGTLGREKATGQGVVYCIQEWAEERDFQLGGATLIVQGFGNVGSFTSLILSRLGASTIAVGDHTGYLYNPEGFNPHKLQDYVKKNRSIAGYPGGRTISREEFFKIKADIFIPAALENQIGIEEAKSLQVRLVAEGANGPCSPEGERILIDRGIDILPDVLANAGGVTVSYYEWVQNKRSEHWTLEEVDERLEKAMQRAYREVVELARQKKCSMRVAAYAVALQRIAAAYGERDIFP; translated from the coding sequence ATGGATAACCAACAGACGGTGAGCACAGCCGGGTCCTTGAGCGTGCCGCCCGCCTCTGTCGAGAAGCACCACAAGTACGAGTTCTTCAAGGTCGTACAGGGCTATCTGGACGAGGCCGCCCGCGTCATCGATTTGCCCGAGTACATCCAGACGATCCTCAGCCAGCCGAAGAACGAGATCATCATCAACTTCCCCGTGAAGATGGATGACGGCTCGATCCGGCTCTTCAAGGGCTACCGGGTCCAGCACAATAACCTGCTCGGCCCGTACAAGGGCGGCATTCGTTATCACGAGGGCGTCTCGCTCGACGACGTGAAGGCGCTCGCGGCGATGATGACCTGGAAGTGCGCGCTGATGAACCTGCCGCTCGGCGGCGGCAAGGGCGGCGTCAAGTTCGACCCGAACAAGGTCTCGCGCGACGAGCTCCAGCGGATCACGCGTCGGTTCTTCCACGCGCTCGGCTCGAACATCGGCCCGGATACGGACATCCCGGCGCCGGACGTCGGCACGGACGCGAAGGCCATGGCGTGGGCCATGGACACGTACATGAACACCGTCGGCAGCCTCTTCCGCCAGTCGGTCAAGGGCGTCGTGACGGGCAAGCCGGTCGCCGTCGGCGGCACGCTCGGGCGCGAGAAGGCCACGGGGCAGGGCGTCGTCTACTGCATCCAGGAGTGGGCGGAGGAGCGCGACTTCCAGCTCGGCGGCGCGACGCTCATCGTGCAGGGCTTCGGCAACGTCGGCTCGTTCACCTCGCTCATCCTGTCGCGGCTCGGCGCCTCGACGATCGCGGTCGGTGATCACACGGGTTACCTCTACAACCCCGAGGGCTTCAACCCCCACAAGCTCCAGGACTACGTCAAGAAGAACCGCTCGATCGCGGGGTATCCGGGCGGCAGGACCATCAGCCGCGAGGAGTTCTTCAAGATCAAGGCGGACATCTTCATTCCCGCCGCGCTGGAGAACCAGATCGGCATCGAGGAGGCGAAGTCGCTCCAGGTGCGGCTCGTGGCCGAGGGCGCGAACGGCCCCTGCTCGCCCGAGGGCGAGCGGATCCTGATCGATCGCGGCATCGACATCCTGCCCGACGTGCTCGCGAACGCCGGCGGCGTGACCGTCAGCTACTACGAGTGGGTGCAGAACAAGCGCTCCGAGCACTGGACGCTCGAAGAGGTCGACGAGCGCCTGGAGAAGGCAATGCAGCGCGCCTACCGCGAGGTCGTCGAGCTCGCGCGCCAGAAGAAGTGCTCGATGCGCGTCGCGGCCTATGCCGTCGCGCTCCAGCGCATTGCCGCGGCCTACGGCGAGCGCGACATCTTCCCCTGA
- the ygfZ gene encoding CAF17-like 4Fe-4S cluster assembly/insertion protein YgfZ — protein sequence MSETDIAPLRRALAEGALLLRAPELGTLSIRGKDRQTWLNGMITCDLAPLKAGQGAYGFAVAKTGKILAELRILIDDDRILVGAPRDRIALLVEHFDHYVIMEDVELEDESAKVAWAVAHGPGAKDLASLARAYGAIAAASADTSGKGGALFAFEPATVDVALERLERKGSAPARLVEEAAWEALRVEIGLGRWGKDFSEENYPQEASLEPLAVSFQKGCYLGQEAVFMLQMRGHVKKKLVPISIEGDAEVAASAEITDATGKVIGAVTSVAKGPEAGRVLALGYVKYKHATKGTAISVSGRPAVVS from the coding sequence ATGAGCGAAACCGACATCGCCCCCCTGCGCCGCGCCCTCGCCGAAGGCGCGCTCCTCCTTCGTGCCCCCGAGCTCGGGACGCTCTCGATTCGCGGCAAGGACCGGCAAACCTGGCTGAACGGCATGATCACCTGCGACCTCGCGCCGCTGAAGGCGGGTCAGGGCGCCTACGGGTTCGCCGTCGCCAAGACCGGGAAGATCCTCGCGGAGCTGCGGATCCTGATCGACGACGACCGCATCCTCGTGGGCGCGCCGCGGGATCGGATCGCGCTGCTCGTGGAGCACTTCGATCACTACGTGATCATGGAGGACGTCGAGCTCGAAGACGAAAGCGCGAAGGTCGCCTGGGCCGTCGCGCATGGCCCCGGGGCGAAGGATCTCGCCTCGCTCGCGCGCGCCTACGGCGCGATCGCCGCGGCTTCCGCGGACACGTCGGGCAAAGGCGGGGCGCTCTTCGCGTTCGAGCCGGCCACGGTGGATGTCGCGCTCGAACGCTTGGAGCGCAAAGGATCGGCGCCCGCGCGGCTCGTGGAGGAAGCGGCGTGGGAGGCGCTCCGCGTGGAGATCGGCCTCGGGCGCTGGGGCAAGGATTTTTCCGAGGAGAACTACCCGCAGGAGGCCTCGCTGGAGCCGCTCGCGGTCTCGTTCCAGAAGGGCTGCTACCTCGGGCAGGAAGCCGTTTTCATGCTGCAGATGCGCGGGCACGTGAAGAAGAAGCTCGTGCCGATCTCGATCGAGGGCGACGCCGAGGTGGCTGCGTCCGCGGAGATCACGGATGCCACCGGCAAGGTGATCGGGGCCGTGACGAGCGTGGCGAAGGGGCCCGAGGCGGGTCGTGTCCTCGCGCTCGGGTACGTGAAGTACAAGCACGCGACGAAAGGCACGGCGATCTCGGTGTCGGGGCGGCCGGCCGTCGTTTCCTGA